Proteins encoded together in one Alteribacter keqinensis window:
- a CDS encoding dihydrolipoamide acetyltransferase family protein translates to MATKITMPQLGESVTEGTISKWLVQPGDHVNKYDPIAEVMTDKVNAEVPSSFTGTIAELVADEDETIEVGGVICTISVEGEEAPEEETNDAPDSEAGGEPEAEEEGDTSNKKRYSPAVLRLAQEHGIDLEQVTGRGRGGRITRKDLQTLIDSGSVPSKDTAPKSAEPKHQTQQTETVSDAPQAPKASKAPEPVVSGRVEEIPVSGVRKAIAQNMVKSKHEAPHAWMMVEVDVTNLVKYRNKVKNQFAEQEDMKLTFLPFFVKAVVDGLKKYPQINSSWQGDKILRHKDVHISLAVATEDSLFVPVIKHADEQSIKGLARQIDTLASKVRSGSLSQADMQGGTFTVNNTGSFGSVMSQPIINHPQAAILSVESIVKKPVVLDNDAIAVRHMVNLCMSLDHRVLDGLICGNFMADVKQTLETMNEENISLY, encoded by the coding sequence GTGGCAACGAAAATCACAATGCCCCAGCTTGGGGAGAGTGTTACAGAAGGAACAATATCAAAATGGCTGGTCCAGCCGGGCGATCACGTTAATAAATACGATCCGATTGCGGAAGTAATGACAGATAAAGTGAATGCAGAAGTACCGTCTTCTTTTACAGGTACAATTGCAGAACTTGTCGCAGACGAAGATGAAACAATTGAGGTTGGCGGTGTTATCTGTACCATCAGTGTCGAAGGTGAGGAAGCACCGGAGGAAGAAACAAATGATGCACCTGATTCTGAAGCGGGCGGGGAGCCTGAGGCTGAAGAAGAAGGAGATACTTCTAATAAAAAACGTTATTCTCCTGCTGTATTACGCCTTGCTCAGGAGCATGGCATTGACCTTGAACAGGTTACTGGAAGAGGCCGCGGGGGCAGAATTACCCGAAAAGACCTTCAGACGTTAATTGACAGCGGCTCTGTTCCTTCTAAAGATACGGCACCGAAGTCAGCAGAACCGAAGCATCAGACGCAGCAAACTGAAACCGTTTCAGATGCGCCGCAAGCGCCAAAGGCATCGAAAGCACCTGAGCCGGTCGTAAGCGGCCGTGTTGAAGAAATTCCTGTTTCGGGTGTTCGTAAAGCGATTGCCCAAAACATGGTTAAATCCAAGCACGAAGCACCTCATGCTTGGATGATGGTGGAAGTGGATGTCACAAACCTTGTGAAGTACCGAAATAAAGTGAAAAACCAATTTGCAGAGCAGGAAGACATGAAGCTTACATTTTTGCCATTCTTCGTAAAAGCGGTTGTAGATGGACTTAAGAAATACCCGCAGATAAATTCAAGCTGGCAGGGGGATAAAATTCTACGCCACAAAGATGTACACATTTCTCTGGCAGTAGCTACGGAAGATTCATTGTTTGTTCCTGTCATTAAGCATGCAGATGAACAATCCATAAAAGGGCTGGCAAGACAGATTGATACTCTTGCAAGCAAAGTACGGTCCGGCAGCCTGAGCCAGGCTGACATGCAGGGCGGTACATTTACCGTTAACAATACAGGCTCTTTTGGTTCGGTAATGAGCCAGCCAATTATTAACCACCCTCAGGCAGCAATCCTGAGTGTGGAATCAATCGTGAAAAAACCGGTTGTACTGGATAATGATGCGATCGCAGTAAGACATATGGTGAATCTCTGTATGAGCCTTGACCATCGTGTACTAGATGGTCTTATCTGCGGAAATTTCATGGCAGACGTAAAACAAACGCTCGAAACAATGAACGAAGAGAATATCAGCTTATATTAA